Proteins found in one Lutimonas zeaxanthinifaciens genomic segment:
- a CDS encoding ThuA domain-containing protein, translating to MRLRKVGAIWILLVLIMISSCRETPREISSETQKLKALIMDGQNNHYIWPKSTQIMKHYLEETDLFEVEIYRTDSIWLGIKYDQSRPGTLDKYIQEYPLDSMDRFISAEPLKTADVQIDFEKYDLIVSNFGFQAGEFPESVKRKFEKYMNEGGGLVVVHAANNSWGQWVEFNKMIGLGAWGGRDSSSGPYAYYNDHNEVEIDSTVGFAGSHGAQYEFLITTREPEHPIMKGLPKNWLHAQDELYDRMRGPFENATILATAYADPEKNKQTWEPVLDGSGWNVPMLMVIEYGKGRIFHTTLGHFDYSMECVGFMSTFQRGAEWAATGEVTQKVPDDFPSDKKSKSRIWKAKE from the coding sequence AAGTTGGAGCAATCTGGATATTGTTAGTATTAATTATGATATCGAGCTGCAGGGAAACACCCCGAGAGATATCCTCAGAAACCCAAAAACTCAAGGCATTGATCATGGACGGTCAGAACAATCATTACATCTGGCCAAAATCAACTCAGATCATGAAGCACTATCTTGAAGAAACAGACCTGTTTGAGGTAGAAATTTATCGGACCGATTCTATTTGGCTGGGTATAAAGTATGATCAATCAAGGCCTGGGACACTGGATAAATACATTCAGGAGTATCCATTGGATTCAATGGATCGTTTCATTTCTGCTGAACCCTTAAAAACAGCGGATGTTCAAATTGACTTTGAGAAATACGACTTAATTGTCTCGAATTTTGGATTTCAGGCAGGAGAGTTTCCGGAAAGCGTAAAAAGGAAATTTGAAAAATATATGAATGAAGGCGGAGGGCTTGTTGTGGTGCATGCCGCCAATAACTCATGGGGTCAATGGGTTGAATTCAATAAAATGATTGGGCTGGGTGCCTGGGGTGGCAGGGATAGTTCTTCAGGACCTTATGCTTATTATAATGACCATAATGAGGTTGAAATTGATTCAACGGTAGGGTTCGCGGGTTCTCATGGAGCTCAATATGAATTTTTGATTACAACCAGGGAGCCGGAACATCCGATCATGAAAGGATTGCCAAAGAATTGGCTCCACGCTCAGGATGAGTTGTATGATCGTATGCGAGGGCCTTTTGAAAATGCTACAATTCTTGCCACGGCATATGCGGACCCTGAAAAAAATAAACAAACCTGGGAACCCGTTTTGGACGGGTCCGGATGGAACGTACCTATGCTGATGGTTATAGAATATGGTAAAGGCAGAATTTTTCACACTACTTTAGGCCATTTTGATTATTCCATGGAATGCGTCGGCTTTATGTCTACCTTTCAACGAGGTGCTGAATGGGCTGCTACGGGAGAAGTGACGCAAAAGGTTCCGGATGACTTTCCGTCTGATAAAAAATCAAAATCCAGAATTTGGAAAGCGAAAGAATAA
- a CDS encoding winged helix-turn-helix transcriptional regulator, whose protein sequence is MYQRKTPLKNDCSIEKTLNVISGKWKPAILSEVLKRNLRLRDIQKGLPEASKRALTQQLGEMIEDGLIEKKDYNEFPKKTEYSITALGIQLTTVFDELSKFGDKL, encoded by the coding sequence TTGTATCAACGAAAAACACCCCTAAAGAATGATTGTTCCATAGAAAAGACATTAAATGTCATTTCCGGCAAATGGAAACCGGCCATATTAAGTGAAGTTTTAAAAAGGAATTTACGATTGCGAGACATTCAGAAAGGACTCCCTGAGGCTTCCAAAAGAGCGCTGACTCAACAGCTTGGTGAAATGATCGAAGACGGGCTTATTGAAAAAAAAGACTATAACGAATTCCCGAAAAAAACAGAATATTCAATTACTGCATTGGGAATTCAACTTACCACTGTTTTTGACGAGCTTTCAAAATTTGGAGACAAATTATAA